In a single window of the Desulfovibrio sp. Huiquan2017 genome:
- the dnaA gene encoding chromosomal replication initiator protein DnaA: MIDTAWKQILFSLEKSLNPGLFTVWIKPLQGRVDGNRLTLTAPNEFVANWVRDRLLQVIRESAAEILGAEPRITITIAARKPDVKAAPAVGRKTAVAERAPRHMGLPLGQTIKPVTVSNWRFSFDDFVVGPSNELACAASKSIGSTAFNSDHLFLSSGPGLGKTHLLRSVGNELCRTSNRKHLKVACLSSEEFATRWVLAFKSGQVDQFKAQFREAIDVLLLEDVHFFQGKEKMQEELLCTLTALRERGCKAVLTSSFMPKEFSKVDDRLVSRFCSGFLAHINRPDMETRRRIILEKARRMQISVPVEVSELLAERITTDIRQLESCLNNLVLKARLLNRDVTMNLAWEVLENYAVQNSSPDFAHIIEFICKCYELSEDVLRSKSRKRDVVLARNTAFYLARKHTELSLKSIGERLGRKHSTVLKGITKVEREISLQTPLGRQIENTTHRLTP; the protein is encoded by the coding sequence AAGCCCCTTCAAGGTCGCGTGGACGGTAATCGCCTGACTCTGACCGCGCCCAACGAGTTCGTGGCCAACTGGGTCCGCGACCGCCTGCTCCAGGTCATCCGCGAGTCCGCCGCCGAGATTCTCGGCGCGGAACCCCGCATCACCATCACCATTGCCGCGCGCAAGCCCGACGTCAAGGCGGCCCCCGCCGTCGGCAGGAAAACGGCGGTCGCGGAGCGCGCTCCCCGGCATATGGGCTTGCCCCTGGGGCAGACCATCAAGCCCGTGACGGTCTCGAACTGGCGATTTTCCTTCGACGATTTCGTCGTGGGACCGTCCAACGAACTGGCCTGCGCGGCCAGCAAGTCCATCGGGTCCACCGCCTTCAACTCCGACCATCTGTTCCTCAGCTCCGGTCCGGGCCTGGGCAAGACCCATCTGCTCCGGTCCGTGGGCAACGAACTGTGCCGCACCTCCAACCGCAAGCACCTCAAGGTTGCCTGCCTGTCCTCCGAAGAGTTTGCCACCCGATGGGTGCTGGCCTTCAAGTCCGGCCAGGTGGACCAGTTCAAGGCCCAGTTCCGCGAAGCCATCGACGTTCTGCTCCTTGAAGACGTGCATTTCTTTCAGGGCAAAGAGAAGATGCAGGAAGAACTGCTCTGCACCCTGACCGCCCTGCGCGAGCGCGGTTGCAAGGCGGTCCTGACCAGCTCCTTCATGCCCAAGGAATTTTCCAAGGTGGATGACCGTCTGGTCTCCCGGTTCTGTTCCGGATTTCTGGCCCACATCAATCGTCCGGACATGGAGACCCGCCGCCGGATCATCCTCGAAAAGGCCCGCCGCATGCAGATTTCCGTGCCGGTGGAGGTCTCCGAACTTTTGGCCGAGCGTATCACCACCGACATCCGCCAGTTGGAAAGCTGCCTAAACAACCTGGTCCTCAAGGCCCGTCTGCTCAACCGCGATGTGACCATGAACCTGGCCTGGGAGGTGCTGGAAAACTACGCCGTGCAGAATTCCTCTCCGGATTTCGCCCACATCATCGAGTTCATCTGCAAGTGCTATGAGCTGTCCGAAGATGTATTGCGTTCCAAGAGCCGCAAGCGCGACGTGGTCCTGGCCCGCAACACCGCCTTTTATCTGGCCCGCAAGCACACCGAGCTATCCCTCAAGTCTATTGGGGAACGTCTTGGCCGAAAACATTCCACCGTACTTAAGGGCATCACCAAGGTGGAGCGGGAAATTTCCCTGCAGACCCCACTGGGACGGCAGATTGAAAACACCACCCATCGGCTCACCCCCTAA